The following proteins are co-located in the Halictus rubicundus isolate RS-2024b chromosome 1, iyHalRubi1_principal, whole genome shotgun sequence genome:
- the LOC143353999 gene encoding uncharacterized protein LOC143353999, producing MKVNPTNVINILMETYNSNNNEETLTNGKEIELAHIIIDLIDRYREAGYMNFETQQRLIFDDLTDEPTSFNVPEDKEDLESASISKPSSSSSPDESLEEMAYVDIDLEYKKKAVDYWKSGRKRPLHFQSVKNQYKKLKRQSDLYRWEEQINKGGCRYDKLKAIAHATLEKFIVARNNKILVHDIDLRRWAMNEN from the coding sequence atgaaggtcaatccgacaaacgttataaacattttgatggaaacatataacagtaataataacgagGAAACACTCACGAAtgggaaggaaattgaactggcacacattattatagatctgattgataggtacagagaagcagggtacatgaatttcgaaacgcaacaacgattaatattcgatgacctaacagacgaaccgacttcatttaatgttcccgaagacaaagaagatttggaatcagcgtcaatatcgaaaccgtcgtcttcaagttctccggaCGAGAGTCTAGAAGAAATGGCATATGTAGACATtgatttagaatataagaagaaagctgtagattattggaagagtggaagaaaaagaccacTACACTTCCAAAGTGTAAAAaaccaatacaagaaattgaagagacaatcagatttatacagatgggaagaacaaattaataaaggcGGATGTCGTTACGATAAACTTAAAGCAATTGCAcatgctacacttgaaaaatttattgtagcaagaaataataaaattttggtacacgacatagatttgagacggtgggcaatgaaCGAAAATTGA